One genomic window of Gossypium hirsutum isolate 1008001.06 chromosome D11, Gossypium_hirsutum_v2.1, whole genome shotgun sequence includes the following:
- the LOC107937895 gene encoding disease resistance protein RUN1 encodes MLSLPSTSSSISKKKYDVFLSFRGEDTSNNFTDHLYDALKRSGIVTFRDDPKLEAGEEIAPELFNAIHQSWCSVIIFSKTYTFSGWCLEELAEIVQQKNVNGHKVFPIFYDVDPSDLRKQKGKVEEAFAKHQERYKEDTDKIQKWRNALTQVANIKGWHLHNRHESEFIGDIVKKISAKICQTYPVLHDELVGISSRLEQLYSKINIGEDDVRIIGICGMGGIGKTTLARVVYTQMSPHFEGKSFLADIREVSNKCGLVSLQKQLLYQILPNECFNFFNVHEGNAIISRRLSSKKVLVVLDDVDNVQHLKCLVGRRDWFSLGSRIIVTTRDEHLLQSYRIDDVYKPTTLNTNDALRLFNLKSFCGDTTTKDDFNQLSEYVVHYVDGLPLALEVLGSFLCGRDIIQWRSAIERLKQDSNKEILDTLRISFDGLEEREKNIFLDIACFFNGEEKDLVMKVLDGCEFFPDIGIDVLIKKSLIKVSDDNQYLQMHALLQEMGRKIVEEKCVNEPGKCCRLWKEKDVHHVLTKNTATEVIEGIIIDNKRDSSKMLNLRIDTFLKMKKLRLLKVLCVSNCDDIKYLSNELRLLDWTGYPLRCLPSSFQPDNLVALLLPYSHIEQLWKGNRPLYKLKIINLKGSQNLLKIPDFTTAPNLEVLILEGCTKLVDVHPSIGVLKSLKLLNLRDCKSLRNLPTKIGMESLETLILSGCSSLVRFPEIDRKMEHLKTLDLSGCYRVENLSENLQQAKLRPNLSSLFKVIVGRRKNPMPRMLPSLLGLSSLRELKLRNCNLCEGDIPRDISSLSSLTDVDLSGNNFISIPASLTRLSKLWFLDLSNCNMCTLGEADIHGLSSLSYLYLTGNNFITIPLALTQLSRLNFLALSNCKMLKSLPELLTSIADVRIDDCSSLEVVASPSKVCNLLDFGLIKAINCFKLAENINALTLLKKHLKALANSRKKFDIMMPGSEIPEWFSQQKSDSSIKIPVPKDSQWIGVACCCIFVNNDASRDDEHIGCGAIIYCRNSEEASCNGSNFRGKNPRRIDGSGWLVDKRFNHPIMKDHLFLRYWSRNKVYPFSLEDKYGHCETNNLWATDCSDEKCYELEVSFSNPNDEDNAKVKKCGARIVYEKDLKEIKELQ; translated from the exons ATGTTGTCGTTACCGTCAACTTCTTCCTCCATTTCTAAAAAGAAATATGATGTTTTCTTGAGTTTTAGAGGTGAAGATACTAGCAACAACTTCACGGATCATCTTTATGATGCTCTAAAGAGGAGTGGGATCGTCACCTTCAGAGATGATCCAAAGCTGGAGGCTGGTGAAGAGATCGCACCTGAACTCTTCAATGCAATTCATCAATCATGGTGCTCGGTAATCATTTTTTCAAAAACCTATACCTTTTCAGGATGGTGCTTGGAGGAGCTTGCTGAGATTGTTCAACAAAAAAATGTGAACGGACATAAAGTATTTCCAATTTTCTACGATGTGGATCCATCcgatttaagaaaacaaaaaggaaaagttgAAGAAGCCTTCGCCAAACACCAAGAGAGGTACAAGGAAGATACAGACAAGATCCAAAAGTGGCGAAATGCTTTGACTCAAGTAGCTAACATCAAAGGATGGCATTTACATAATag GCATGAATCAGAGTTTATTGGAGACATCGTTAAGAAGATATCAGCAAAAATATGTCAGACATATCCAGTTCTTCATGATGAGTTGGTTGGAATTAGTTCACGTTTGGAGCAGTTGTATTCGAAGATAAATATTGGGGAAGACGATGTCCGCATTATAGGAATTTGTGGAATGGGTGGCATCGGTAAAACAACTCTTGCAAGGGTTGTTTACACTCAAATGTCACCTCATTTTGAAGGTAAAAGCTTTCTTGCTGATATTCGAGAAGTTTCAAACAAGTGTGGACTTGTTTCTTTACAGAAACAACTTCTTTATCAAATATTGCCAAATGAATGCTTCAATTTTTTCAATGTTCACGAAGGGAATGCCATAATTAGCCGCAGGTTGTCTAGCAAAAAAGTTCTTGTTGTTCTTGATGATGTTGATAATGTACAACACTTGAAATGCTTGGTTGGAAGGCGTGATTGGTTCAGTTTAGGTAGTAGGATCATTGTAACAACAAGAGATGAACATTTGCTCCAATCTTATCGAATCGATGATGTGTATAAGCCGACAACATTGAACACCAACGATGCACTAAGGCTTTTCAATTTGAAATCTTTTTGTGGTGATACAACTACAAAAGATGATTTCAATCAACTTTCTGAATATGTTGTACATTATGTTGATGGTCTCCCCTTAGCTCTTGAAGTTTTGGGTTCATTTTTGTGCGGTAGAGATATAATTCAATGGAGAAGTGCAATCGAAAGACTTAAACAAGATTCTAACAAAGAAATTCTTGACACACTACGAATTAGCTTTGATGGATTGGAAGAAAGGGAGAAGAATATATTTCTAGATATAGCATGCTTTTTCAATGGGGAGGAGAAAGATTTGGTAATGAAAGTATTGGATGGTTGTGAGTTTTTTCCAGATATTGGAATCGATGTTCTCATTAAGAAATCTCTCATAAAAGTCAGTGATGACAACCAATATTTGCAGATGCATGCCTTGTTGCAAGAAATGGGAAGAAAAATTGTTGAAGAAAAATGTGTTAATGAACCTGGAAAATGTTGCAGATTGTGGAAGGAAAAGGATGTCCATCATGTTCTAACAAAAAATACG GCTACCGAAGTGATAGAAGGCATAATCATCGACAATAAAAG GGACTCAAGCAAGATGCTTAATTTGAGAATCGATACCTTCTTGAAGATGAAAAAATTGAGATTGCTCAAAGTGCTTTGTGTCTCAAATTGTGATGATATCAAATATCTTTCTAATGAACTACGGCTTTTAGATTGGACAGGATATCCTTTAAGATGCTTGCCTTCAAGCTTTCAACCGGACAACCTTGTCGCACTTCTTTTACCATATAGTCACATTGAACAACTATGGAAGGGAAATAGA CCCTTGTATAAGTTGAAAATAATCAACCTCAAAGGGTCCCAAAACCTGCTCAAGATACCAGACTTCACAACAGCACCAAATCTTGAAGTTTTGATTTTGGAAGGTTGTACCAAATTAGTGGATGTTCATCCATCAATAGGAGTGCTTAAGAGCCTTAaacttttgaatttaagagaTTGCAAAAGTCTTAGGAATCTTCCGACCAAAATTGGAATGGAATCTCTTGAAACATTAATTCTTTCGGGTTGCTCAAGTCTTGTAAGGTTTCCGGAGATTGATAGAAAAATGGAACATCTTAAAACTCTAGATCTTTCTGGTTGTTATAGAGTTGAAAATTTGTCGGAGAATTTGCAGCAAGCAAAGTTACGACCAAATTTGTCTTCTCTTTTCAAGGTAATTGTAGGAAGAAGGAAGAATCCCATGCCTCGGATGTTGCCTTCGCTGTTAGGTTTGAGTTCATTAAGAGAGCTAAAACTAAGGAACTGCAATCTTTGTGAAGGAGATATTCCACGTGATATTTCTAGTCTATCCTCCTTGACAGATGTTGATCTTAGTGGTAACAATTTCATCAGCATACCTGCATCTCTTACTCGGCTCTCGAAGCTTTGGTTTCTTGATTTGTCAAATTGCAACATGTGCACACTTGGTGAAGCAGATATTCATGGTCTATCCTCTTTGAGTTATCTTTATCTTACGGGTAACAATTTCATCACCATTCCCTTGGCTCTTACTCAACTTAGCAGGCTTAATTTCCTTGCATTATCAAATTGCAAGATGCTTAAATCGTTGCCAGAGCTTCTAACAAGTATAGCAGATGTGCGTATAGATGATTGCTCTTCACTTGAAGTAGTTGCAAGTCCATCAAAAGTATGCAATTTATTGGATTTTGGTCTCATTAAAGCCATTAACTGCTTCAAATTGGCTGAAAATATCAATGCATTAACACTGCTGAAAAAACATCTTAAG GCATTGGCAAATTCAAGAAAAAAGTTTGATATTATGATGCCCGGAAGTGAAATCCCAGAATGGTTTAGCCAACAAAAAAGTGACTCTTCAATTAAGATACCCGTTCCGAAAGATAGTCAATGGATTGGAGTTGCTTGTTGCTGCATTTTTGTCAATAATGATGCTTCAAGGGATGACGAGCATATCGGTTGTGGAGCAATTATCTATTGTAGAAATTCTGAAGAAGCCAGTTGTAATGGATCTAATTTTCGAGGTAAAAATCCTCGAAGGATTGATGGGAGCGGCTGGTTGGTGGATAAACGATTTAACCATCCCATAATGAAAGATCACCTTTTTCTTCGTTATTGGTCGCGTAATAAAGTATATCCATTTTCCTTGGAGGATAAATATGGTCATTGTGAAACCAATAATTTATGGGCAACAGATTGCTCAGATGAAAAATGTTATGAGTTAGAGGTGTCTTTCTCAAACCCAAATGATGAAGACAATGCTAAGGTGAAGAAGTGTGGTGCTAGAATAGTGTATGAGAAagatttgaaagaaataaaagagttgcaGTGA